From a region of the Fusobacterium sp. FSA-380-WT-3A genome:
- a CDS encoding aminotransferase class V-fold PLP-dependent enzyme has protein sequence MKSIYYFDNGATTFPKPEEVYNFTNDFYRTCGVNVGRGQYKLASKASFLVDETRNLLLDFFNCQNKKVIFTSSATEGINLILQGLNWEKIKTVYLSPFEHNSITRTIHFLKNKYSIDIEILKVNDKKLEYDIEEIKNQFKAKSPDLVIISQVSNVCGFISPVHEIFSISKKYGAINIVDTCQSAGLVHLDLSSDIYDCGIFAGHKTFYGPLGVGGIIVKEDLKFAPLMYGGTGIESANQDLPKGIPERYEVGSKNILSIVGLNSALKWIKNISIEKIKEKEEENYKKLIEILKSYSNIKLVGFKDFSNNIAVVSCIFDNYTSDEIGQVLSNFNIGVRVGLHCSPIAHKFLGTFPQGTVRFSIGYFNDDEDFEELIKVLDYIKENS, from the coding sequence ATGAAATCTATTTATTATTTTGATAATGGAGCTACTACCTTTCCAAAACCAGAAGAAGTATATAATTTTACCAATGATTTTTATAGAACTTGTGGGGTTAATGTAGGAAGAGGTCAATATAAATTAGCTTCAAAAGCAAGTTTTCTAGTAGATGAAACAAGAAATTTATTATTAGACTTTTTTAATTGTCAAAATAAAAAAGTTATATTTACATCTAGTGCTACTGAAGGAATAAATTTAATATTACAAGGTTTAAATTGGGAAAAGATAAAAACTGTTTATCTTTCTCCCTTTGAACATAATTCAATTACTAGAACTATACATTTTTTAAAAAATAAATATTCTATTGATATAGAAATTTTAAAAGTTAATGATAAAAAATTAGAATATGATATTGAAGAAATTAAAAATCAATTTAAAGCAAAATCTCCTGACTTAGTTATAATAAGTCAAGTAAGTAATGTTTGTGGATTTATCTCTCCTGTTCATGAGATATTTTCAATAAGTAAAAAATATGGTGCAATAAATATTGTAGATACTTGTCAAAGTGCTGGATTAGTCCATTTAGATTTAAGTAGTGATATATATGATTGTGGAATTTTTGCAGGACATAAAACTTTTTATGGTCCTTTAGGAGTAGGTGGGATTATTGTTAAAGAAGATTTGAAATTTGCTCCTTTAATGTATGGAGGAACAGGTATTGAATCAGCTAATCAAGATTTACCTAAAGGTATTCCTGAAAGATATGAAGTAGGAAGTAAAAATATACTTTCTATTGTTGGACTAAACTCAGCATTAAAATGGATAAAAAATATTTCTATAGAGAAAATAAAAGAAAAAGAAGAAGAAAATTATAAAAAATTAATAGAAATTTTAAAAAGTTATTCTAATATAAAATTAGTAGGTTTCAAAGATTTTTCAAATAATATTGCTGTTGTTTCATGTATTTTTGATAACTATACAAGTGATGAAATTGGACAAGTTCTTAGTAACTTTAATATAGGTGTTAGAGTAGGACTTCATTGTTCTCCAATAGCTCATAAATTTTTAGGAACTTTTCCACAAGGAACAGTAAGATTTAGTATAGGATATTTTAATGATGATGAAGATTTTGAAGAACTTATAAAAGTATTAGACTATATTAAAGAGAATTCATAG
- a CDS encoding DEAD/DEAH box helicase family protein, translated as MGLRDIEIKKEYRTSYDDIVKDFYIPLLKESIYYKRAVGFFSSTSLSEIVEGIEELVKNNGKIQIVASPKLQEEDIEAIEKGYRLRDEIIESVLLKELKEPDNEFEKDRLNLLASLIAENVLDIKIAIIENSNNIGIYHEKLGILEDIFQDKVVFTGSLNETSTAFNMNYETIDVFTSWEDEERVLRKIQAFDNIWNNNEKKIKVIDFPKVKEEIIKKYRYKKEDIELKKDEENTDIEVNEKIKLIENTPTIPDDVKLYDYQLEAIKNWEENDFRGIFDMATGSGKTLTGLGALCKLSKKLDNNLFVVIVCPYQHLVEQWVEDIERFNIKPIIGYSASRQKRWKERLNNSIIMKNLKIKDKEFYCFICTNATFSSKYVQDELKKIKENILILVDEAHNFGTYRLSKLLDEKYKFRLALSATLERVGDEEGTKKLYNFFEKKCIEYPLEKAIKDGKLTPYKYYPILVNLSFEEREEYLKLTQELLKNIIIDLDGKKKLTEYGKMISIKRARLVAGAKSKLEILKREIYKYKNDNFLLIYCGATNILEENKDSTCTSEKDIRQIDAVIKILGNELNMKVSPFTSNENIEERELIKNEFKSGDSLQALVAIKCLDEGVNIPNIKTAFILASTTNPKEHIQRRGRVLRLAKNKEYAEIYDFITLPRELEKVPYTSPFDIEKEKSLVKKEIKRMKEFGRLALNPINTDLIIFNIKTAYNISDDNRGDDYDEFEY; from the coding sequence ATGGGGTTACGAGATATAGAGATAAAGAAAGAATATAGAACTTCTTATGATGATATAGTAAAAGATTTTTATATCCCTCTTCTAAAGGAAAGTATTTACTATAAAAGAGCTGTAGGTTTTTTCTCTTCTACTTCTCTCTCTGAAATTGTAGAGGGAATTGAAGAATTAGTAAAAAATAATGGAAAAATCCAAATAGTAGCTTCTCCTAAACTTCAAGAAGAAGATATTGAAGCTATAGAAAAAGGTTATAGATTAAGAGATGAAATTATTGAAAGTGTTTTATTAAAAGAATTAAAAGAGCCTGATAATGAATTTGAAAAGGATAGATTAAATTTACTTGCCTCTTTAATTGCCGAAAATGTTTTAGATATTAAAATTGCAATTATAGAAAATTCTAATAATATTGGAATTTATCATGAAAAATTAGGAATATTAGAAGATATTTTTCAAGATAAAGTTGTTTTTACAGGGTCTTTAAATGAAACTTCTACAGCCTTTAATATGAATTATGAAACTATAGATGTCTTTACTTCTTGGGAAGATGAAGAGAGAGTTTTAAGAAAAATTCAAGCCTTTGATAATATTTGGAATAACAATGAGAAAAAAATAAAAGTTATAGATTTCCCTAAAGTAAAGGAAGAAATAATAAAAAAATATAGATATAAAAAAGAGGATATTGAATTAAAAAAAGATGAGGAAAACACAGATATTGAAGTAAATGAAAAGATAAAATTAATTGAAAATACTCCTACAATTCCTGATGATGTAAAACTTTATGATTATCAATTAGAAGCTATTAAAAATTGGGAAGAAAATGATTTCAGAGGTATTTTTGACATGGCTACAGGCTCTGGAAAAACTTTAACAGGATTAGGAGCTCTTTGTAAATTAAGTAAAAAACTAGATAATAATCTTTTCGTTGTGATTGTTTGTCCTTATCAACATTTAGTAGAACAATGGGTAGAAGATATAGAAAGATTTAATATTAAACCTATAATTGGATATAGTGCTTCAAGACAAAAAAGATGGAAAGAAAGATTAAATAATTCCATTATTATGAAAAATTTAAAAATAAAAGATAAGGAGTTTTATTGTTTTATTTGTACTAATGCTACTTTTTCGTCAAAATATGTCCAAGATGAATTAAAAAAAATAAAAGAAAATATATTAATATTAGTAGATGAAGCTCATAACTTTGGAACTTATAGACTTAGCAAATTATTAGATGAAAAATATAAATTTAGATTAGCTTTATCAGCAACTTTAGAGAGAGTTGGAGATGAAGAAGGAACTAAAAAATTATATAATTTTTTTGAAAAAAAATGTATAGAATATCCTTTAGAAAAAGCTATAAAAGATGGAAAATTGACACCATATAAATACTATCCTATACTTGTTAATCTTTCTTTTGAAGAAAGAGAAGAATATTTAAAACTAACACAAGAATTATTAAAAAATATAATTATAGACTTAGATGGTAAGAAAAAATTAACAGAATATGGAAAAATGATATCTATAAAAAGAGCTAGACTAGTGGCTGGAGCAAAAAGTAAACTAGAAATTTTAAAAAGAGAAATATATAAATATAAAAATGATAATTTCTTACTTATTTATTGTGGAGCAACAAATATATTAGAAGAAAATAAAGATAGCACTTGTACTTCTGAAAAAGATATTAGACAAATAGATGCTGTTATAAAAATATTAGGAAATGAACTTAATATGAAAGTTTCTCCTTTTACTTCTAATGAAAATATAGAAGAAAGAGAATTAATAAAAAATGAATTTAAAAGTGGAGATTCTTTACAAGCTTTAGTAGCAATAAAATGTTTAGATGAAGGAGTTAATATTCCTAATATCAAAACTGCCTTTATTTTAGCAAGTACAACTAATCCAAAAGAACACATTCAAAGAAGAGGAAGAGTTTTGAGATTAGCTAAAAATAAGGAATATGCTGAAATATATGATTTTATAACATTACCTAGAGAATTAGAAAAAGTTCCTTATACAAGCCCTTTTGATATTGAAAAAGAAAAATCATTAGTAAAAAAAGAGATAAAAAGAATGAAAGAATTTGGAAGATTAGCACTAAATCCTATAAATACTGATTTAATAATTTTTAATATAAAAACAGCCTATAATATATCTGATGATAATAGGGGAGATGATTATGATGAATTTGAATATTGA
- the plsY gene encoding glycerol-3-phosphate 1-O-acyltransferase PlsY — protein MKYIFLILLAYFSGSIASGVWIGKTFKGIDIRTVGSKNSGATNAYRNLGAVYGIMTLVIDALKGYLPLVIAQRMGVSDKFIVVIGLVAILGHTFSCFLNFKGGKGVATSLGVFLFLAPKPVGIAVLGFLIVVFSTRYVSLSSIIAAVILPIMVLILPAKEGVDKLTLSILSIFIGAFVIYKHKTNISRLLNGTESKIVFKK, from the coding sequence ATTAAATACATTTTTTTAATTTTACTTGCTTATTTTTCAGGTTCTATAGCCAGTGGAGTTTGGATAGGAAAAACTTTTAAAGGTATAGATATAAGAACAGTTGGAAGTAAAAATTCAGGGGCAACAAATGCTTATAGAAATCTAGGAGCAGTTTATGGAATAATGACTTTGGTAATAGATGCTTTAAAAGGATATTTACCACTTGTTATTGCTCAAAGAATGGGTGTATCTGATAAATTTATAGTTGTTATAGGTTTAGTAGCAATTTTAGGACATACTTTTTCTTGTTTCTTAAACTTTAAAGGAGGAAAGGGAGTAGCTACAAGTTTAGGAGTATTTTTATTTTTAGCTCCAAAACCTGTAGGAATAGCTGTTTTAGGATTTTTAATTGTTGTATTTTCTACAAGATATGTTTCATTATCTTCTATAATAGCAGCAGTTATACTACCAATAATGGTATTGATTCTACCAGCAAAAGAGGGAGTAGATAAACTAACACTTTCTATACTAAGTATTTTTATAGGAGCGTTTGTTATTTATAAACATAAAACAAATATTTCTAGATTATTAAATGGAACAGAGTCAAAAATAGTATTTAAAAAATAA
- a CDS encoding AAA family ATPase encodes MLIKYIKIKNFRQFKNLEMNFSIDCQKNVSIISGNNGSGKTTLAQAFTWCLYTETIYNTLLLNADIEKSLALGESAEVSVEIILEHDNTEYTIIRKQTYTRKQKDKVTTSNQDISTKMFKKSIDGKTETIRESGIDIEIDKILPKDLSKYFFFAGERIAAMSESVKKGGKNSELSKAVKSLLGLAPFLEAKEHLNPNSKQSVIGEYKNLYKIDGNEIILRLNDEIEKYEKLFTKASIRIEEIEEELEKSEEMKEKIRKELLQYEDSQHYEKERINCEKEIISNISSRINLEKDILSFLNEDTLSFISQYYIKKAISNLEKYDFTEKDIPDLHSKTIDYILKNKKCLCGHEIIEGSEEYKTLINLRDKLPPHSIGISVANFLNTSKNKLNNKDIYQKVKEKYGQIKEIENKILNLNDTLSDIDKKLSGGDVLLKIKQLNAELNNIKYTRKSLNTEKDEQNIKKGEYDIILKDRKNKREKKLLENKENIKISIYKKYAEAIYEDICKSLDEREQELRERLEEEVDKIFNTIYVGQLNITIDEKYNISTTINKEISDGQSTSVILSFIAGIIKLSKEAKLDTENDFYGEPYPLVMDAPLSNFDKNVIKNICNVLPNIAEQVIIFIKDTDGDLAKEHLNNRIGVQKQLRKIDEFNTELI; translated from the coding sequence ATGTTAATCAAATATATAAAAATTAAGAATTTTAGACAATTTAAAAATTTAGAAATGAATTTTTCTATTGATTGTCAAAAAAATGTATCTATAATTTCTGGAAATAATGGTAGCGGAAAAACAACTCTTGCACAAGCTTTTACTTGGTGTCTTTATACAGAAACTATTTATAATACTTTATTATTAAATGCAGATATAGAGAAATCTCTCGCTTTAGGGGAAAGTGCTGAAGTTAGTGTAGAAATAATTTTAGAACATGATAATACAGAATATACGATAATTAGAAAACAAACTTATACTAGAAAACAAAAAGATAAAGTTACTACTTCTAATCAAGATATAAGTACAAAAATGTTTAAGAAATCAATAGATGGAAAGACTGAAACTATAAGAGAAAGTGGTATTGATATAGAAATAGATAAAATTTTACCAAAAGATTTATCTAAATACTTCTTTTTTGCAGGTGAGAGAATAGCTGCAATGAGTGAAAGTGTAAAAAAAGGAGGAAAAAACTCAGAACTTTCTAAGGCAGTAAAAAGTCTCTTAGGACTAGCTCCTTTTTTAGAAGCAAAAGAACATTTAAATCCTAATTCAAAGCAATCTGTTATAGGAGAATATAAAAATCTTTATAAAATAGATGGAAATGAAATTATATTAAGATTAAATGATGAAATAGAAAAATATGAAAAACTTTTTACTAAAGCAAGTATTCGTATAGAAGAAATAGAGGAAGAATTAGAAAAATCAGAAGAAATGAAAGAAAAAATAAGAAAAGAATTGCTACAATATGAAGATTCTCAACATTATGAAAAAGAAAGAATAAATTGTGAAAAAGAAATAATATCTAATATTTCTTCTAGAATAAATTTAGAAAAAGATATATTATCCTTTTTAAATGAAGATACTCTTTCTTTTATAAGCCAATACTATATTAAAAAAGCAATTTCTAATTTAGAAAAATATGATTTTACAGAAAAAGATATTCCTGATTTACATAGTAAAACTATTGATTACATTCTAAAAAATAAAAAATGTCTTTGTGGACATGAAATTATTGAGGGGTCAGAAGAATACAAAACATTAATTAATTTAAGAGATAAATTACCACCTCATTCTATTGGAATTAGTGTGGCTAACTTTTTAAATACTTCTAAAAATAAATTAAATAATAAAGATATTTATCAAAAGGTCAAAGAAAAATATGGTCAAATAAAAGAGATAGAAAATAAAATTCTTAATTTAAATGATACTTTATCAGATATAGATAAAAAATTATCTGGTGGAGATGTTTTATTAAAGATAAAACAATTAAATGCAGAATTAAACAATATAAAATACACAAGAAAAAGTTTAAATACCGAAAAAGATGAACAAAATATAAAAAAAGGTGAATATGATATTATCTTAAAAGATAGAAAAAATAAAAGAGAAAAAAAATTACTAGAAAATAAAGAAAATATAAAAATCTCTATTTATAAAAAATATGCAGAAGCAATATATGAAGATATTTGCAAATCACTAGATGAAAGAGAACAAGAATTAAGAGAAAGATTAGAAGAAGAAGTTGATAAAATTTTTAATACAATATATGTTGGACAATTAAATATTACAATAGATGAAAAATACAATATTTCTACAACAATTAATAAAGAAATTTCTGATGGACAAAGTACTTCTGTAATTTTATCATTTATTGCTGGTATTATAAAGCTATCTAAAGAAGCAAAATTAGATACTGAAAACGATTTTTATGGAGAGCCTTATCCTTTAGTAATGGATGCTCCTCTTTCAAATTTTGATAAAAATGTAATTAAAAATATTTGTAATGTACTACCTAATATTGCAGAACAAGTTATTATTTTCATAAAAGATACTGATGGAGATTTAGCTAAAGAACATTTAAATAATAGAATAGGAGTACAAAAGCAATTAAGAAAAATAGATGAATTTAATACAGAATTAATATAG
- a CDS encoding DUF262 domain-containing protein, whose amino-acid sequence MKTRSLKELFIEDDTGKIILPNFQRDFVWEEKQQKELLATFLVELPISNILLLRGTPDDFNYRKLCYRNESKNAKEDCFYLLDGQQRMSTLKSIFYNFFKEDWETQFTNLYGKLRNLWFLRMKSPDEECQDIFGYKNLCFKNGNLRSYTPQEVLDHIISYGIKKTKKDLWYHPEYKFYSKESTTPLQGSARVREYVKKCAEDFLVPLNGLNEDPNKLFQNKVLTSIASDRMEEILCEIDDEKDSRLKLEKIKYYFTREELGIFVESIEQFEEERESLKSDICAEWKTKILNFLDILLKQEISLIEIEKNEISRGIAIFETINKGGTPLDNFDLIAAKSAKESSEKALAQRIIEYLEKDISLPNSLTQEIHFSNINNWNVLNLNIIGNSEEINKRIKNQYLNLLSIFFHIEDNFENLKLDYIKREKIFEITSKGINNLTEKVIKSMVRALAFINIRLGITDFGDFSFELLILPMAYLLSKDEIWNDSRALNKIEYWYWVSIFTGRYREKQNIRAVEDFKTLCKWIINNDRTDKKVQELLEEKLEKVLFVEEFSDFKTLIDNSKTPISVVKGLLNYVFSRNPYDLLPNEEKRMYKYILEDKYFNFEDHHLIPASSDKKLGELSSKIRNDKTHILNSVLNRAKIPKEANRCISNLKLNEYIQQVKEICRISYYISADLTKKDNEDNETYYMRLIEERYNKIKEELLRELYFLKG is encoded by the coding sequence TTGAAAACTAGGTCATTAAAAGAATTGTTTATAGAAGACGATACTGGAAAAATAATACTTCCCAATTTCCAAAGGGATTTTGTGTGGGAAGAGAAACAACAAAAAGAATTATTAGCAACTTTTTTAGTTGAACTACCAATAAGTAATATACTACTTTTAAGAGGAACACCTGATGATTTTAACTACAGAAAACTATGTTATAGAAATGAAAGTAAAAATGCAAAAGAAGATTGTTTCTACTTATTGGATGGACAACAAAGAATGAGTACTTTAAAATCTATTTTTTATAATTTTTTTAAAGAAGATTGGGAAACTCAATTTACAAATTTATATGGAAAATTAAGAAATTTATGGTTCTTAAGAATGAAAAGTCCAGATGAAGAATGTCAAGATATTTTTGGATATAAAAACCTGTGCTTCAAAAATGGTAACTTAAGAAGTTATACTCCTCAAGAAGTTTTAGACCATATAATTTCTTATGGAATAAAAAAAACAAAAAAAGATTTATGGTATCATCCTGAATATAAATTTTATTCCAAAGAAAGTACTACTCCTCTTCAAGGTTCAGCTAGAGTAAGAGAGTATGTTAAAAAATGTGCAGAAGATTTTTTAGTTCCTTTAAATGGATTAAATGAAGATCCAAATAAACTTTTTCAAAATAAAGTTTTGACAAGTATTGCTTCTGATAGAATGGAAGAAATTCTTTGTGAAATTGATGACGAAAAAGATAGTCGTTTAAAATTAGAAAAAATAAAGTATTACTTTACAAGAGAAGAGTTAGGAATCTTCGTAGAATCTATAGAACAATTTGAAGAAGAAAGAGAAAGTTTAAAATCAGATATTTGTGCTGAATGGAAAACTAAAATTTTAAATTTTTTAGATATATTATTAAAGCAAGAGATAAGTTTAATAGAAATCGAAAAAAATGAAATTAGTAGGGGAATAGCGATTTTTGAAACTATTAATAAAGGAGGAACTCCTTTAGACAATTTTGACTTAATTGCAGCTAAATCAGCAAAAGAATCTTCTGAAAAAGCTTTAGCTCAAAGAATTATAGAATATTTAGAAAAAGATATTTCATTACCAAATTCATTAACTCAAGAAATACATTTTTCTAATATAAATAATTGGAATGTCCTTAATCTAAATATTATAGGAAATTCTGAAGAAATTAACAAAAGAATAAAAAATCAATATCTTAATCTTTTATCAATTTTTTTTCATATAGAAGATAATTTTGAAAATTTAAAATTAGACTATATAAAAAGAGAAAAAATATTTGAAATAACATCTAAAGGAATAAATAATTTGACAGAAAAAGTTATAAAAAGTATGGTAAGGGCCTTAGCTTTTATCAATATAAGATTAGGAATAACAGATTTTGGAGATTTTTCTTTTGAGCTTCTTATTTTACCTATGGCATATTTACTTTCTAAAGATGAAATTTGGAATGATAGTAGAGCATTGAATAAGATAGAATATTGGTATTGGGTTTCAATTTTTACAGGAAGATATAGAGAAAAGCAAAATATAAGAGCTGTAGAAGACTTTAAAACTTTATGTAAATGGATTATAAATAATGATAGAACAGATAAAAAAGTTCAAGAACTTTTAGAAGAAAAATTAGAAAAAGTTCTTTTTGTAGAAGAATTTTCAGACTTTAAAACTTTAATTGATAATTCAAAAACTCCAATATCTGTAGTTAAAGGACTTTTGAATTATGTATTTAGTAGAAATCCTTATGATTTATTACCTAATGAAGAAAAAAGAATGTATAAATATATTTTAGAAGATAAATATTTTAATTTTGAAGACCATCATTTAATACCAGCTAGTAGTGATAAAAAATTAGGAGAATTAAGTTCTAAGATAAGAAATGATAAAACACATATATTAAATAGTGTTCTTAATAGAGCTAAAATTCCTAAAGAAGCAAATCGTTGTATTTCAAATTTAAAATTAAATGAATATATTCAACAAGTAAAAGAAATTTGTAGAATAAGTTATTATATTTCAGCTGACTTAACTAAAAAAGATAATGAAGATAATGAAACGTATTATATGAGATTAATAGAAGAAAGATATAATAAAATTAAAGAAGAATTATTAAGAGAATTATATTTTTTAAAAGGTTAA
- a CDS encoding NAD(P)H-dependent glycerol-3-phosphate dehydrogenase has protein sequence MEKIVVVGAGSWGNALALTLAKKKSYEVYMWEYSKERAEELERNRENELLPGIKFPDNLHVTNEKKDLFKDAKIVVFSIPSQVLRGVVAQFSDQMRSDLLIVNTGKGLEISTGMRLSEVIKDEILGKYHNNIVVLSGPTHAEEVALNLPTTIVAAGKYENAKKIQEIFNTSTFRVYVNEDMLGVELGGAVKNCLALGAGIADGMGFGDNTKAALITRGIKEMIRFGERCGANPETFNGLAGIGDLIVTCASKHSRNRYVGEKLGKGEKLSDILKGMKMVAEGVPTVKAVYEKAKELNVSMPITEAIYKVIYEDKKATEMVEELMTRELKEEF, from the coding sequence ATGGAAAAAATAGTAGTTGTTGGAGCAGGAAGTTGGGGTAATGCACTGGCATTGACACTGGCTAAAAAAAAATCTTATGAAGTTTATATGTGGGAATATAGTAAAGAAAGGGCAGAAGAATTAGAAAGAAATAGAGAAAACGAACTTTTGCCAGGTATAAAATTTCCAGATAATTTGCATGTAACAAATGAAAAAAAAGATTTATTTAAAGATGCAAAAATTGTAGTATTCTCAATACCATCTCAAGTGTTAAGAGGAGTTGTAGCACAATTTTCAGACCAAATGAGAAGTGACTTACTTATAGTAAATACAGGAAAAGGTCTTGAAATATCTACAGGAATGAGATTATCAGAAGTTATAAAAGATGAAATTTTAGGAAAATATCATAATAATATAGTTGTATTATCTGGGCCTACTCATGCTGAAGAAGTGGCTCTTAATCTACCAACTACAATAGTAGCTGCTGGTAAATATGAAAATGCCAAAAAAATTCAAGAAATTTTTAATACAAGTACTTTTAGAGTATATGTAAATGAAGATATGCTTGGAGTTGAATTAGGTGGAGCTGTTAAAAACTGTCTTGCTCTAGGGGCTGGTATAGCTGATGGAATGGGATTTGGAGATAATACAAAAGCTGCTCTTATAACAAGAGGAATAAAAGAGATGATAAGATTTGGAGAAAGATGTGGAGCTAATCCTGAAACTTTCAATGGTCTTGCTGGAATTGGAGATTTAATAGTTACTTGTGCTAGTAAACATAGTAGAAATAGATATGTAGGAGAAAAATTAGGAAAAGGAGAAAAATTATCTGATATCCTAAAAGGAATGAAGATGGTTGCTGAAGGAGTACCAACAGTTAAAGCTGTTTACGAAAAAGCAAAAGAGTTAAATGTCTCAATGCCTATAACAGAAGCTATTTATAAAGTAATATACGAAGATAAAAAAGCTACTGAAATGGTTGAAGAGTTAATGACTCGTGAATTAAAAGAAGAGTTTTAA